A section of the Humulus lupulus chromosome 2, drHumLupu1.1, whole genome shotgun sequence genome encodes:
- the LOC133813879 gene encoding uncharacterized protein LOC133813879, with protein sequence MSSFDLNINNEDIITNSTERPIGVKKAKAKQLGDDQFNKLMEQSKKLVQVIEKSNTDRNERHKRKTEDKILFTDLDSISDPEFRQYIQSERRRIYRERARTSEVGEQGEGSQYQGSQYRAFQYQGQSAQDEGQRSQDQGERSENNSQDYSPYFDYLGGTGNNFPHY encoded by the coding sequence ATGAGTTCATTTGATCTTAATATAAATAATGAGGACATCATTACTAATTCAACTGAAAGACCTATTGGTGTGAAAAAAGCAAAGGCAAAACAATTAGGTGATGATCAATTTAACAAACTAATGGAACAAAGTAAAAAACTCGTTCAAGTTATTGAAAAGAGTAACACAGATAGAAATGAACGTCATAAGAGAAAGACTGAAGATAAAATTTTATTCACAGATTTGGATTCTATATCCGATCCAGAGTTTCGCCAGTACATTCAAAGCGAAAGAAGAAGAATTTACAGAGAAAGAGCACGAACATCCGAAGTTGGAGAACAAGGAGAAGGATCTCAATATCAGGGATCACAATATCGAGCATTTCAATATCAAGGACAAAGTGCTCAAGATGAAGGGCAACGATCTCAAGATCAAGGTGAAAGATCTGAAAATAACTCACAAGATTATAGTCCATATTTTGACTATCTTGGCGGAACAGGGAATAATTTTCCACATTATTGA